In the genome of Marinomonas algicola, the window TATTTTGATGAATAATAAGGATCCTTTTTATTTCGAATGGATAGTCATATGAGCGGGGATACTTTTTAAGGTTGTTAAGGTGGGGTCTAGAGATAGGCATAGCACCAACGCATCAGATGGTTATACAACACTCCAATAATATTCATTAGCCAATTAGATCAAATCTAAATTTTCACTTCATTGTTGAGGGTATTTTTATGTACTTAAGACCAGAGATTACTATTTCATCATTAGATGCAGATAGATTGTATAAACTGATTGAAACACTTCCTGAGAGTCGCTTTGCAGGAAAGTATGAGCTTGAAGCGGAGCTTGATCGTGCCAACATTGTTGATCCGGAGGAAGTGCCTCCAACGTTGGTTACCATGAATTCTACGGTTAAATTTATCACCGAGCCATCTCAAGAAGCATTTACTTTAACCTTGGTTTATCCAAGGGATGCGGATGGTAGTGACGA includes:
- the rnk gene encoding nucleoside diphosphate kinase regulator, translated to MYLRPEITISSLDADRLYKLIETLPESRFAGKYELEAELDRANIVDPEEVPPTLVTMNSTVKFITEPSQEAFTLTLVYPRDADGSDDKISICAPVGSALLGLSQGSEIEWPKPGGGLLKVRIEEVTYQPERVGELHR